The Halomonas sp. KG2 genome contains a region encoding:
- a CDS encoding LysO family transporter, translating to MLSGLLIVLLPLLLGYLVRVRSTRLLNLINRAVNGSVYLILLLMGVSLAGLENLGSQLSRLGGNALLLFSITTVLNLGALWWLSRQVALKAGNSPVVKNAPTSKLAAMQGSLMLVGVVAAGVAFGLLIGPMIGETLFTTADWLAEWVLYVLLMLIGCQLRNSGMPLKQILLNRLGLAIAVTLALSSLLAGLLAAPLLSLSWNEGLAMASGFGWYSLSAILIGDQLGPLMGGVAFFNDLTRELLAFILIPLVIHRHAALAIGYGGATSMDFTLPVIQQHGGVACVPIAVVSGFILSLLSPPLILFFLSLSG from the coding sequence ATGCTTTCTGGATTACTGATTGTTTTATTGCCTCTCTTGTTAGGCTACTTAGTACGCGTTCGCTCTACCCGCTTGCTAAACCTCATCAACCGAGCCGTTAATGGCTCGGTTTATTTGATTCTATTATTGATGGGGGTAAGTCTTGCGGGCCTTGAAAACCTGGGCAGCCAGCTTTCAAGGTTAGGCGGTAACGCGCTGCTGCTGTTTAGCATTACTACCGTGCTCAACTTGGGTGCACTGTGGTGGCTATCACGCCAAGTGGCGTTGAAAGCCGGTAATTCACCAGTGGTGAAGAACGCCCCTACTAGCAAACTGGCGGCTATGCAGGGTTCACTCATGTTGGTAGGTGTGGTGGCCGCTGGCGTGGCATTTGGTTTGCTAATTGGCCCGATGATTGGGGAAACGCTGTTTACCACCGCCGACTGGCTGGCAGAGTGGGTGCTGTACGTACTATTGATGCTGATTGGCTGCCAGCTACGCAATTCCGGCATGCCACTTAAACAAATTTTGCTGAATCGCCTGGGGCTTGCCATCGCGGTTACCCTTGCGCTGAGCTCGCTGCTGGCTGGCTTGTTAGCCGCCCCGCTTCTCTCGCTTAGTTGGAATGAAGGCTTAGCCATGGCATCTGGCTTTGGCTGGTATTCGCTTTCGGCTATTTTGATTGGCGACCAACTTGGCCCGTTAATGGGCGGCGTGGCGTTTTTCAACGACCTTACGCGCGAACTGCTGGCCTTTATTCTGATTCCGCTCGTTATCCACCGCCACGCCGCGCTAGCCATTGGCTATGGCGGCGCTACCTCCATGGACTTCACCCTGCCGGTGATCCAGCAGCACGGCGGCGTGGCCTGTGTCCCTATTGCCGTGGTCAGCGGATTTATCCTGTCACTACTCTCTCCACCACTGATTCTGTTTTTTCTTTCGCTTTCGGGTTAG
- a CDS encoding spore maturation protein, with protein sequence MLNGIWLSFFIAAFAASLWQWLVGGDSEVFARLVQSLFDMASVSVDIILVLLGTMTLWLGFLSIAEKAGMIRLLGRVLDPLFSRLMPEVPQGHPAMGLISMNFAANILGLDNAATPIGIKAMQSLQSLNPSRDTASNAQILFLVLNTSSLTLLPVTIFIYRAQQGAAEPTLVFLPILLATSASSLAGLLAVALVQRLKLWQPVVLAYLVAAALALGLLITTLAGMSAQALAAASTLVGNLTLFTIVMMFLVVGALRGVRVYDAFIEGAKEGVSFTVTLLPYLIAMLVAVGVLRASGVLDAGLSGIRWLVEGVGWDTRFVDALPTAFVKPLSGSGSRAMMIETMNTFGVDSFPGLLAATLQGSTETTFYVLAVYFGAVGVTRIRHGLGCALIADAAGIITAIAVCYWFFG encoded by the coding sequence ATGCTAAACGGAATTTGGTTAAGCTTTTTCATTGCTGCGTTTGCAGCCTCGTTGTGGCAGTGGTTAGTCGGTGGCGATAGCGAGGTTTTTGCTCGCTTAGTGCAGTCGCTGTTCGATATGGCAAGCGTCAGCGTGGATATTATTTTAGTGCTACTAGGCACGATGACGCTTTGGCTGGGCTTTCTTTCGATTGCCGAAAAGGCCGGCATGATTCGCTTACTAGGCCGCGTGCTTGACCCACTGTTTTCCCGCCTAATGCCAGAAGTGCCCCAGGGCCACCCTGCCATGGGGCTAATTAGCATGAACTTTGCGGCTAACATTCTAGGCTTAGATAACGCTGCCACACCGATTGGCATTAAAGCCATGCAATCGCTGCAGAGTCTCAACCCGAGCCGCGATACCGCCAGCAACGCACAAATTCTGTTTTTAGTGCTCAACACATCATCACTGACGCTGCTACCTGTCACGATCTTCATTTATCGTGCTCAGCAAGGCGCGGCTGAGCCCACCCTGGTCTTTCTGCCGATTCTGCTGGCTACCAGCGCCTCCAGCCTGGCAGGGCTACTCGCGGTTGCACTCGTACAGCGCTTAAAACTTTGGCAACCCGTGGTGCTGGCTTATTTGGTCGCTGCAGCGCTTGCCTTGGGGTTATTAATTACCACGCTGGCGGGCATGTCGGCCCAAGCATTGGCGGCTGCTTCAACACTGGTGGGTAACCTAACGTTATTCACTATTGTCATGATGTTTTTAGTGGTTGGCGCACTGCGTGGTGTCAGGGTGTATGACGCCTTTATTGAAGGGGCAAAAGAAGGTGTCAGCTTTACCGTCACCCTGCTGCCGTATCTTATTGCCATGCTGGTGGCGGTTGGCGTACTGCGTGCCAGCGGCGTTCTGGACGCAGGACTAAGTGGCATCCGTTGGTTAGTGGAAGGGGTTGGCTGGGACACTCGCTTTGTCGATGCGCTGCCTACCGCCTTTGTAAAGCCCCTTTCTGGTAGCGGCTCGCGGGCCATGATGATCGAGACGATGAACACCTTTGGTGTCGACAGCTTTCCTGGCCTGCTAGCCGCTACCCTGCAAGGCAGCACCGAAACGACCTTCTACGTGCTAGCGGTCTATTTTGGCGCGGTCGGCGTTACCCGTATTCGCCATGGCCTGGGCTGCGCGCTCATCGCCGACGCCGCGGGCATCATCACTGCCATTGCCGTCTGCTACTGGTTCTTTGGCTAA
- a CDS encoding DUF3422 domain-containing protein, whose amino-acid sequence MHAQHTALHNELHARPPIYFEGPACLHHYAFTLEGDDVTRLLNRLAELTEVTVTPDQVQQIVSCQGCLIKWERHTEFFTLTIKHDNNSNPRIWPTPPTFLARLLADFADKIISASVLRVETANRWAGSVEAYGLDQPAGSKVGGGDATVWSDFNLDDQQRNRLLMVNDNLDSYRLGRMARRLFDIETYRIMAMLALPEAKALSSELQHYETELSALSHQHAEQHTSPAEPLLNALTLLSAKLERCGVQTRQRFSATDAYASIVLARINELREERIGNYPRLGMFILRRFEPAVRYCDAMNRRVETLATSATRLNDLLRTRTQVEIERQNYKILQSLDARASSQLKIQKAVEGLSIIVISYYIFSLMKLGLESLRALGVDIEPNLAASVIAPLSALIIAILTWRIWKVKKH is encoded by the coding sequence ATGCATGCTCAACACACGGCATTACATAACGAGCTTCACGCGCGGCCTCCCATCTATTTTGAGGGGCCTGCTTGTCTTCATCACTATGCTTTTACGCTTGAAGGCGATGACGTTACTAGGTTGCTTAATCGCCTAGCAGAGCTGACAGAAGTCACTGTCACTCCCGATCAGGTGCAACAAATAGTCAGTTGTCAGGGCTGCCTGATAAAGTGGGAGCGACACACCGAGTTTTTTACGCTGACCATTAAGCACGACAACAACAGCAACCCTCGCATATGGCCAACACCACCTACTTTTTTAGCCCGTTTACTTGCGGATTTTGCCGATAAAATAATCAGTGCCAGCGTCTTGCGCGTGGAAACGGCCAATCGATGGGCAGGTAGCGTGGAGGCCTATGGATTAGATCAGCCAGCGGGCTCAAAGGTAGGCGGCGGAGATGCCACGGTTTGGAGCGACTTCAACCTGGATGATCAGCAAAGAAACCGATTGCTAATGGTTAACGATAATCTGGATAGCTATCGACTGGGCAGGATGGCGAGACGCTTATTTGATATTGAGACTTACCGCATAATGGCGATGCTGGCGCTACCGGAAGCCAAAGCACTCAGCAGTGAGCTACAACACTATGAAACGGAACTGTCTGCGCTCTCTCATCAACACGCCGAACAGCACACCTCGCCTGCCGAACCGTTGCTCAACGCCTTAACACTGCTCTCGGCAAAACTCGAACGCTGCGGTGTACAAACACGCCAACGCTTTAGCGCGACCGATGCCTATGCCAGCATCGTGTTGGCACGCATCAATGAGCTGCGCGAGGAGCGTATCGGTAATTATCCTCGGCTTGGCATGTTTATTTTGCGGCGTTTTGAGCCTGCCGTGCGTTACTGCGATGCCATGAATCGCCGCGTAGAAACGCTGGCCACCAGCGCCACACGCTTAAACGACTTGTTGCGTACCCGCACCCAGGTTGAAATCGAGAGGCAAAACTACAAAATTTTGCAGAGCTTAGATGCCCGCGCGAGCAGCCAGCTAAAAATCCAAAAGGCCGTTGAAGGTCTCTCGATCATCGTCATCAGCTACTACATTTTCAGCTTAATGAAACTGGGGCTGGAAAGCTTAAGAGCGCTAGGTGTCGATATCGAACCCAACCTTGCCGCCTCTGTAATAGCGCCACTGAGTGCGCTTATTATCGCGATCTTAACGTGGCGAATTTGGAAGGTTAAAAAGCACTAG
- a CDS encoding asparaginase domain-containing protein, which yields MSRVLVLYTGGTIGMQPSPHGYVPCAGLADRLTAHLALAAGRLPSFDVLEMQPLIDSAELMPDAWNRLVAQLESHWQAYDGFVVLHGTDTMAYSAAALSFMLGALNKPVIFTGAQIPLGEPRSDALNNLVSALQLVAHSATPCEVSLVFHDRLLRGNRARKVRTQGLDAFDSPNFPWLAELGIAISYPQSSALLSGRPDFAPIEVDDETVAILPLYPGMSLRRAKALLADERLKGLILHSYGVGNPPSFEGELLTALTAANERGVALLNVTQCAQGEVVQGAYATGAALNQAGVIAGGDITLEAAVAKLTVLLGRGMSGPALRRALSGSLRGECS from the coding sequence ATGTCCCGCGTACTCGTGCTCTACACCGGCGGTACCATCGGTATGCAACCATCGCCACATGGGTATGTGCCTTGCGCGGGGCTGGCCGATCGTTTAACCGCACACTTGGCGCTGGCTGCCGGCAGGCTGCCATCGTTTGATGTGCTAGAAATGCAACCGCTGATTGATAGCGCTGAGCTAATGCCCGACGCCTGGAACCGTTTAGTGGCACAGTTAGAAAGCCACTGGCAAGCATACGATGGGTTTGTGGTGCTACACGGTACCGACACCATGGCGTATAGTGCCGCTGCGTTGTCGTTTATGCTCGGCGCGCTCAACAAGCCGGTGATCTTCACCGGCGCTCAAATTCCTTTGGGGGAGCCCCGTAGCGATGCACTGAATAATCTCGTCAGTGCACTGCAACTGGTGGCTCACTCCGCGACACCTTGTGAAGTGAGTCTGGTCTTTCACGATCGACTTCTGCGCGGTAATCGCGCGCGCAAGGTACGCACTCAGGGCTTAGATGCCTTTGACTCTCCCAATTTTCCCTGGCTTGCCGAGCTTGGCATTGCCATATCTTACCCTCAGTCCTCTGCGTTGCTGAGTGGACGGCCTGACTTTGCCCCCATTGAGGTAGATGATGAGACGGTTGCGATATTGCCACTCTATCCTGGTATGTCGCTGCGCCGCGCTAAGGCGCTGCTGGCCGATGAACGCTTAAAAGGCTTGATTCTGCATAGCTACGGCGTCGGTAACCCGCCCAGTTTTGAAGGCGAGCTGTTAACGGCGTTAACGGCTGCAAATGAACGAGGGGTCGCACTGCTTAACGTGACTCAGTGCGCCCAAGGGGAAGTCGTACAGGGTGCCTACGCCACCGGCGCGGCGCTGAACCAAGCCGGTGTGATTGCGGGAGGTGATATCACCCTAGAAGCCGCCGTTGCAAAGCTCACGGTGCTGTTAGGTCGTGGGATGAGCGGCCCTGCACTGCGCAGGGCACTTAGCGGCTCACTACGAGGCGAGTGCAGCTAA
- a CDS encoding alanine:cation symporter family protein: protein MLDMLNELLWGKVLLVLLVGVGIGFTVASRFVQFRYFGQMFRILGSGQAFKRNKHGHLSSFQALVLSVAGRVGGGNIAGVAVAITLGGPGAIFWMWLVGLMGMATSFLECTLAQTYKEAEGDGTYRGGPAYYIVKGLGKQWRWLAAFYSVLLLLTFGFAFTALQSYAVATSFGDAFGVPVLYSGIALAMLVGLIIFGGIKRIARISEFLVPFMAVSYIAIALLVIAMNIGEIPGVITLIVKSAFGLEPLIGGGIGAAIMMGLKRGLFSNEAGLGSAPNVAAVAYVPHPANQGIVQAFSVFIDTVIICSATAFLILLSGVYDPTVGAGVEGIALTQAALADHVGEWGRTFVSLALLLFAFSTILYNYYLGENSLNFFSRDNQNLFNAFRVAIVLLVCWGATTDLGTVFGFADVTMGLLAVVNLVALILLFKCGLRILNDYDSQRRQGIKQPIFDANQHPDLELDPKAWELEPEEAEALKQRLASAPAK, encoded by the coding sequence ATGCTTGATATGCTCAATGAGCTCCTCTGGGGAAAGGTTCTGCTAGTGCTGCTAGTAGGCGTTGGCATCGGTTTTACCGTTGCTTCCCGCTTTGTGCAGTTTCGTTATTTCGGCCAAATGTTTCGCATCCTGGGGTCGGGGCAGGCCTTTAAGCGTAATAAACACGGCCACTTAAGTTCGTTTCAGGCACTTGTCCTATCAGTGGCAGGTCGCGTAGGTGGCGGTAATATTGCTGGCGTAGCGGTCGCGATTACGCTAGGTGGCCCAGGGGCTATTTTCTGGATGTGGCTGGTGGGCCTGATGGGTATGGCGACTAGCTTTTTAGAATGTACCCTCGCGCAGACCTACAAAGAAGCGGAAGGCGATGGCACTTATCGCGGTGGTCCGGCGTACTATATTGTTAAAGGGTTAGGTAAACAGTGGCGTTGGCTGGCAGCGTTTTACTCGGTGCTATTGCTGTTAACCTTTGGTTTTGCCTTTACCGCACTGCAATCTTATGCGGTAGCGACCTCGTTTGGCGACGCTTTCGGTGTGCCGGTGCTTTACAGTGGCATTGCCCTGGCCATGCTGGTAGGGCTGATTATTTTTGGTGGCATCAAACGTATTGCGCGCATCTCAGAGTTTCTGGTGCCTTTTATGGCGGTCAGCTATATCGCCATTGCGCTGCTGGTCATCGCCATGAACATTGGTGAAATTCCCGGCGTTATCACGCTAATCGTAAAAAGTGCTTTTGGCCTTGAACCGCTGATTGGTGGCGGTATTGGTGCGGCCATTATGATGGGTTTGAAGCGTGGTCTGTTTTCTAACGAAGCGGGTCTGGGCAGTGCGCCTAATGTGGCAGCGGTTGCTTACGTACCGCACCCGGCCAACCAAGGCATTGTGCAGGCGTTTTCGGTGTTTATCGATACCGTGATTATCTGCTCGGCCACGGCGTTTTTGATTCTGCTCAGCGGTGTGTACGACCCGACAGTCGGCGCTGGCGTTGAAGGTATCGCCCTGACCCAGGCGGCGCTAGCCGACCATGTAGGCGAATGGGGTCGCACCTTTGTTAGCCTCGCGCTGCTGCTGTTTGCGTTCAGTACTATTTTGTACAACTACTACCTAGGCGAGAACAGCCTCAACTTCTTTAGCCGCGATAACCAGAATCTGTTTAACGCTTTCCGTGTCGCCATTGTGTTGCTGGTGTGCTGGGGCGCGACCACAGATCTTGGCACTGTATTCGGCTTTGCCGATGTCACCATGGGGCTATTGGCAGTGGTCAACCTCGTGGCGCTGATTCTGTTGTTCAAGTGCGGCCTGCGCATCCTTAACGATTACGATAGCCAGCGCCGCCAGGGCATCAAACAGCCGATCTTCGATGCCAATCAGCACCCGGATCTTGAGCTAGACCCCAAAGCGTGGGAACTGGAGCCTGAAGAGGCCGAAGCGCTAAAGCAGCGCCTGGCAAGTGCGCCTGCTAAGTAA
- a CDS encoding DUF2798 domain-containing protein: MKHRIIFAILMSFTLSLIMSAWVTYVNIGTHADFVGIWMHAWLLAWPAAGIIAFICGPFIHKLAHRIAEKV; this comes from the coding sequence ATGAAACACAGAATTATCTTCGCTATTCTCATGTCGTTTACGCTATCGCTGATTATGTCTGCCTGGGTAACGTACGTGAATATCGGAACTCATGCTGATTTTGTTGGCATCTGGATGCACGCTTGGCTCCTTGCTTGGCCAGCTGCTGGGATCATTGCGTTTATCTGCGGCCCCTTTATTCATAAATTAGCCCACCGCATTGCCGAGAAAGTCTGA
- a CDS encoding LysR family transcriptional regulator, with amino-acid sequence MRKPSLDDLNIFIVAAYQRSLTATAATLKMTIATVSRRISALEATLGVELLHRSTKGLTLTPQGESYFRECEELVLALDQRISDLDQTLYSLSGPLKVMAPVNLGSGPLDAFWRHFIDRYPEIALTIELDNNVVDIRDHQADIALRSGPQKDSTLIQKHLGYIEPILVASPTMKHPIPSTIEELQACPSVAAKMFSDWLLFHQDGSQHACHKSHFHISNDMNIVLNLTTSGAGVSLMPASMVANSLQAGELIQVLPEWQGRHREIFLVWPYRRSLSARAKLFRHELIEFLSRQSWFHSAD; translated from the coding sequence ATGCGAAAACCCTCTCTTGATGACCTGAATATCTTTATCGTGGCCGCCTACCAACGCAGCCTCACGGCTACGGCGGCAACGTTGAAGATGACCATTGCCACCGTGTCGCGGCGCATAAGCGCACTGGAAGCCACACTAGGCGTAGAGTTGCTCCATCGCTCAACCAAGGGGTTAACGTTGACGCCTCAGGGCGAGTCCTACTTCCGCGAGTGTGAAGAGCTAGTGCTCGCACTGGATCAGCGAATTTCAGACCTGGATCAAACACTGTATAGCCTAAGCGGGCCATTGAAGGTTATGGCACCTGTCAACCTGGGCAGCGGGCCACTGGATGCATTTTGGCGTCACTTTATTGATCGCTACCCTGAGATTGCGCTGACGATCGAACTCGATAACAACGTGGTTGATATTCGCGACCACCAAGCGGATATTGCGCTTCGCTCTGGACCACAAAAAGATTCGACGCTGATCCAAAAACACCTGGGCTATATAGAACCGATTTTGGTGGCATCACCGACGATGAAACACCCTATTCCCAGCACGATAGAAGAGCTACAAGCATGCCCCAGCGTGGCAGCAAAAATGTTTAGCGATTGGCTGTTGTTCCATCAAGACGGTAGTCAGCACGCTTGTCACAAGAGCCATTTCCACATCAGTAACGATATGAATATTGTGCTGAACCTCACAACGTCGGGAGCAGGCGTCTCGTTGATGCCCGCCAGTATGGTGGCGAACAGCTTACAAGCGGGAGAGTTAATACAAGTACTTCCTGAGTGGCAGGGACGCCACCGAGAGATCTTCTTGGTGTGGCCCTATCGGCGTAGCCTTTCAGCAAGGGCCAAGCTGTTTCGCCACGAGTTAATCGAATTCCTCAGCCGCCAATCTTGGTTCCACTCTGCTGATTAG
- a CDS encoding OsmC domain/YcaO domain-containing protein, with protein sequence MEIKVNYLDNLRLEAKFDDFTVISDQPIRYKGDGSAPGPFDYFLASSAMCAAYFVKVYCNARDIPTENIRLSQNNIVDPEDRYKQIFKIQVELPEDISEKDRQGILRSIDRCTVKKVVQTGPDFQIETVENIDEDAQALLMGAPEGSATYIPGKDLPLEQTIANMSAMLADLGMKIEIASWRNIVPHVWSLHIRDAASPMCFTNGKGATKESALCSALGEFIERLSCNFFYNDQYFGEEIANSDFVHYPNEKWFKPGPNDELPAEILDDHCRDIYNPEGELCGSHLIDTNSGREDRGIVSLPFVRQSDGETVYFPSNLIENLFLSNGMSAGNTLVEAQVQCLSEIFERAVKREILEQELALPDVPQDVLAKYPSIVEGINALEAQGFPVLVKDASMGGQFPVMCVTLMNPRTGGVFASFGAHPSFEVALERSLTELLQGRSFEGLNDLPLPTFNSQTVSEPNNFVEHFIDSVGVVSWRFFSAKPDFEFSEWDFSGSNEEEAATLFGIFEELGAEVYMAVHEDLGAPVCRILVPGYSEVYPIEDLIWDNTNKALDYREDILNLHRLDDAQLTDLVERLEESQMDDHADIITLIGIEFDENTVWGQLTILELKLLVYLALQRHEEALDCVQMFLQYNDNTVERGLFYQAVNAVLEIVLDDELELEDYLHNFQRMFGEATMAAVVGSVSGEVRFHGLTPTNMQLEGLERHQRLIESYKKLHAARAAKAGI encoded by the coding sequence ATGGAAATCAAAGTTAACTATCTCGACAACCTCCGCTTAGAGGCCAAGTTCGACGATTTTACGGTTATCTCCGACCAGCCGATTCGCTATAAGGGCGACGGCTCGGCACCTGGGCCGTTTGACTACTTCCTGGCGTCGTCTGCCATGTGTGCGGCCTACTTTGTAAAGGTTTACTGCAACGCCCGCGATATTCCTACCGAAAATATTCGCCTGTCACAGAACAACATCGTCGACCCGGAAGACCGCTATAAGCAGATCTTCAAAATCCAGGTCGAGTTGCCGGAAGATATTTCTGAAAAAGATCGCCAGGGCATTCTGCGCTCCATCGATCGCTGCACGGTTAAGAAGGTGGTTCAAACCGGTCCTGATTTCCAGATCGAGACGGTAGAAAACATCGACGAGGACGCCCAGGCACTGCTGATGGGAGCGCCGGAGGGCAGTGCTACTTATATTCCAGGCAAAGACCTGCCATTAGAACAAACCATCGCCAATATGAGCGCGATGCTGGCTGACCTGGGCATGAAGATCGAGATCGCCTCCTGGCGCAATATCGTGCCCCACGTTTGGTCACTGCATATTCGTGATGCGGCTTCACCGATGTGTTTCACTAATGGCAAAGGGGCTACCAAAGAGAGTGCCCTGTGTTCGGCGCTGGGCGAGTTTATTGAGCGCTTAAGCTGTAACTTCTTCTATAACGATCAGTACTTTGGTGAAGAGATTGCCAACAGTGATTTTGTTCACTACCCCAATGAAAAGTGGTTCAAACCGGGGCCGAACGATGAACTTCCCGCAGAAATTCTCGACGACCATTGTCGCGATATTTATAACCCTGAAGGTGAGCTGTGTGGCTCACATCTGATCGATACCAACTCGGGACGTGAAGACCGCGGTATCGTCTCGTTGCCCTTTGTGCGTCAGTCCGACGGCGAAACGGTCTACTTCCCCTCCAATCTGATCGAAAACCTGTTCCTCAGTAACGGTATGAGCGCGGGCAATACCCTGGTAGAAGCCCAGGTGCAGTGCCTGTCGGAAATTTTCGAGCGGGCGGTGAAGCGTGAAATCCTCGAGCAGGAGTTAGCTCTGCCGGATGTACCGCAGGACGTGCTAGCCAAGTATCCAAGTATCGTAGAAGGCATTAACGCCCTGGAAGCCCAAGGGTTCCCGGTGTTGGTCAAAGATGCCTCTATGGGCGGGCAGTTCCCGGTGATGTGCGTCACCTTAATGAACCCGCGTACCGGCGGCGTATTTGCTTCATTTGGCGCGCACCCGAGCTTTGAAGTGGCGCTGGAGCGCAGCCTAACTGAGCTTCTGCAGGGACGCAGCTTCGAAGGGTTAAACGATCTGCCGCTGCCGACGTTTAACTCGCAAACCGTTTCTGAACCCAACAACTTCGTTGAGCACTTTATCGACTCGGTGGGCGTCGTTTCCTGGCGTTTCTTTAGTGCCAAGCCCGATTTTGAATTCAGCGAATGGGATTTCTCTGGCAGCAATGAGGAAGAGGCCGCGACGCTGTTTGGCATTTTTGAGGAGCTGGGCGCTGAAGTGTACATGGCGGTCCACGAAGACCTGGGCGCACCAGTCTGTCGCATTCTAGTGCCGGGTTACTCAGAGGTGTATCCCATTGAAGACTTAATCTGGGATAACACCAATAAAGCGTTGGACTACCGGGAAGATATTCTCAATCTGCACCGCTTGGATGACGCCCAGCTTACCGATCTGGTTGAGCGGCTGGAAGAGAGCCAGATGGATGACCACGCCGATATCATCACGCTGATCGGTATCGAGTTTGATGAGAACACTGTGTGGGGGCAGCTAACGATTCTAGAGCTCAAGCTGCTGGTTTACCTCGCGCTGCAACGCCATGAAGAGGCACTGGACTGCGTGCAGATGTTCCTGCAGTACAACGATAATACCGTTGAGCGCGGTCTGTTTTATCAGGCGGTAAATGCGGTGCTGGAAATTGTGTTGGATGATGAACTGGAGCTTGAAGATTATCTGCATAACTTCCAGCGCATGTTCGGCGAAGCGACCATGGCGGCTGTCGTGGGGTCGGTAAGTGGCGAAGTACGCTTCCACGGCCTAACGCCGACTAACATGCAGTTAGAAGGCCTGGAGCGCCACCAGCGCTTGATCGAAAGCTATAAGAAGCTTCATGCGGCACGGGCGGCGAAAGCGGGCATTTAA
- a CDS encoding TetR/AcrR family transcriptional regulator, which produces MPYPKSHKSKTKERILASATELFSRYGFQKVSIGQIMKLAKMTHGAFYAHFASKEALYNESVRLTIDNSRAARLVKGPLSLQHLTELVANYCNLQELEAKHRPGPEAVLFNEIGSEKAEIRTLFEASYMSMKKMLETRLIALSKLKQLPFANDRKAIADKSRVILASLVGAVAIAKSLPGEVERKQVLLATQRQILLMLGVSEAEAERMMQAQ; this is translated from the coding sequence ATGCCTTATCCCAAGAGCCATAAATCGAAAACCAAAGAGCGCATTTTGGCTTCGGCGACGGAGCTATTCAGCCGCTATGGGTTTCAAAAGGTCTCGATTGGCCAGATCATGAAGCTAGCCAAGATGACGCATGGCGCCTTTTATGCACATTTCGCTTCAAAAGAGGCCCTATACAATGAGTCTGTCCGCCTGACCATTGATAACAGCCGGGCGGCTAGACTGGTAAAAGGCCCGCTTTCGTTGCAGCACTTAACCGAGTTAGTCGCTAACTACTGCAATCTCCAAGAGCTGGAAGCTAAGCATAGGCCGGGGCCTGAAGCGGTACTGTTCAATGAAATAGGTAGTGAAAAAGCAGAAATTCGCACCCTGTTTGAAGCGTCATATATGAGTATGAAAAAGATGCTTGAAACGCGCTTGATCGCATTGAGTAAGCTGAAACAACTTCCTTTTGCCAATGACCGCAAAGCGATTGCTGATAAGTCCCGGGTCATATTGGCCTCTCTGGTAGGGGCCGTCGCGATTGCCAAAAGTTTGCCGGGGGAGGTGGAACGAAAGCAGGTGTTGTTAGCCACACAACGCCAGATTTTACTGATGCTCGGGGTCAGCGAAGCTGAGGCGGAGCGTATGATGCAAGCACAGTAG